Sequence from the Thermococcus nautili genome:
AGATAGATTAACTTTGTGGTGGTTTCTCCAGACTTCTCCAGGGTGTTGAGGATGGAGCGCTGAAGCAAGGTTTATAAACTCAGCCCTTTTTCACTTCTTCGGGAGTCCCGCGAGCGCGGGGGTTGCCGAGCCTGGTCAAAGGCGGTGGACTCAAGATGCTCTTTTTTCCCCGAATGAAGGCCTCTCCCGTCAGAACGACAACAAAGAAGAGCCGAGCGCCGATAACGTTTTTACAGGAAAGGCTTTGATAGACTCAACGGCCAAAATCCACTATGGTCGTGATAGACAGAAATACATCGAATGGGTGAAACGGCGCACGCCAAGCATGGCCGACAAATACATTTCTCTGCTTGACAAGTACCTCTGGGGAAAGAAAGCCAATACTCCAGAGGACCTCCGGCGCATTGTAGAAGCTATCCCTCCCACCAGGGGAGGCTTTCCCAATAGGCATGCCTACATGGCGTTGAGGAGCTACATTAACTTCCTTGTGGATACCGGAAAGCTGAGGAAGAGTGAGGCCATTGACTTCAAGGCCGTGATTCCGAACGTTAAGACCAACGCTCGCGCTGAATCCGCGAAGGTCATAACGGTTGAGGACATTCGTGAGATGTTCAACCAGCTCAAGGGGAAGAACGAGACGATTCTCAGAGCGCGCAAGCTTTACCTCAAGCTTCTCGCCTTTACAGGTCTCAGGGGAGACGAGGTCCGCGAGCTGATGAACCAGTTCGACCCGAGGGTTATTGACGAGACATTCAAGGCCTTTGGCCTTCCTGAGGAATACAAGGAGAAGATAGCGGTCTATGATATGGAGCGGGTGAAGATTAAGACGAGGAGGAGTCAGACGAAGCGTGGCTATGTCGCGGTCTTTCCCGCTGAGCTCGTTCCCGAGCTGGAGTGGTTCAGGAGCACTGGGTACAAACTCACTGCGGACAACTCTGATAAGCATAAGCTGTTCAGGGATTCCAAGGAGGTTAAGGACCTGGCCTTGCTGAGAAAGTTCTGGCAGAACTTCATGAACGACAATGTGATGAGCACGGTTCCAAACCCTCCTGCTGATACCTGGCACCTCATTGAGTTCCTCCAGGGACGCGCTCCCAAAAACGTGGGTGGCAGGAACTACCGCTGGAACGTCAAAAACGCCGTGAGAATCTATTATTACATGGTGGACAAATTGAAAGAGGAGCTGGGGATTCTGGAGCTTTAGGTTTTCTCTTTTCACTGTTTTGTTGCGAAGATAATTTCGTCAACAGCTGTTTTTATGTACATTACTGAACTATAGTCAAGTTTCTCTTCAAACTCGATTTTGATTGTGATATCCTGTCCAGCATACGGGGTTAAGTCAATTCCAACTTGGTTCCATCCAATGTACTTGTGGGTTGGGTCGTAATCAACTTTGGCATCGATGTGGTCCTCGTACACTTTTACTCCATTAATGTAAACTCTCACGTAATTCAATCTCGCATAGTGGCCATTCCATCCAGAGAACAGGTGCGCTCCGTAGTAAAAGATTAGAGTCGCTTTTGAGACTCCGGATGGGACGCTGATGCTTTTTGAGATGTACGGGAGCTTAGTTGCAGTTGTCCCCGATAGATAATAATACATTGAATATCCATTTGATTTAACGCTTGCAGTATTGCTAACGCTGAAGTCTCCGCTCCATCCTCCATCCTTTCCATCATCAAAATCATTGATTGATACAGTCCATCCTGATGGTGAAGCATGGAAGTCGATAATATTGGTCTTGATGGTCTTGCTGATTTGGTCAACTTTCTGAGAGTAGGAACTGTCTTTGTAGAACTCAAAAGTTATTGTGAACTGTTCGTCCTCAATGTCCGAGCTTGGAACAGCTCTTTTGAGTGTCGCCTTGAAGTTGGCATAATCAAACCCTCTGACTTCCCCTAACTGTTTTGCGGTTGTGCCGTCATCGAATTTCCAGTTCCCATTTGAATCATTAATCACGGCTTTCACATAGATTGGCTGAGGGGACTGATTCCACACCTGGATGTTCACAGTCGTTGTGAAGTCAGATAGCGTTGAAATTCCCCACCTGTCAACATACAGCACGTCATTCACAGCGACCGTAAAATCTGAGGTTGAACTCGGCATTCACACCACCTCCTCACGCACTAAAGCTTATTCCAGTTTGGACGCGGAAAGCATGCGGAATCATCTTCTGACTATGAATATCTGCATTTACCCTGAGAGCTCTGAGAACACGCTGGCTCTGAACGTCAGCATTTATGTGGAATGCTCTCAAGACCTTCTGGGACTGCACGTCAGAGTGAAACCTGTTCCCAATGAATCGCACTTTAAATGGGGAAATTACTCCTCCCCCAACCCCTTTCAACAGCACGCTCTCACCCCTGGATGTAGCTTATATTCACGAGAACACTGTCAGATATAGAAGTCAGCGAGCCTCCCGGCTCGACCTCGACCACGACCTTCCGAACCGGGTTCCTGGGAATCGGCTGGATAAATACCTGGCCGTTCAGACCCTTGTAGAACTTCGCGCTCCAGAAGGGTTTGGTGTCATCGAACTTCCTCACCTTGACTATGACGTAATCGTCGTTTCCGTGGCTGACGCTTATGGCCGTGATGTGGCTTGGACTGCCAAAATCAACGGTCTGGTTCCTCTCGCTGTCGGTCAGCTCGATGACGGTGTTATCAGCTGGCTCGAAATAGGCATTAACCTTCATCTCGCTCACTTTCCATACCTCCTCATGTACCAGGTCGCAATCTTAAACAGCATCACCCACGCGAACAGAAGGAGGAGTATAAGTTTCCAGTTCACCTTCTTCTTAGCCTCCTCAGCCGGCTTCTTCTCTTCTGCCTCCGCCTTCTTTGGTAGAATGAGCCTCATTCCACCCACGTTTCTGACTCCCCCACCAGCCGAAGCCGGCACGGCCGATGGCATGGTGAAGTCGATGAGGTTCACGCCGGTCATTTCCTCATCCCCCTCAGCTTCTCCTCATACTTCCTCACAATCGCGTAGGCCTTCCTCTTCTTTCCGACCAGCTTCTCGCTCCGCTTGATGACGGTCGTGCGGAGGAAGACCAGGCGCCTCATCGCTGTTCTGTAGGGAATTCTCCCGCGCTTGAAGTCAGCGAGAATGGCCTTGCAGATGTCTCGAACCTCGCGGAGGTTATCAAGGCCTTTCTTCCCCGTGTCCTTCACGCGCCTGCCGAGGTAGATGTTACTCCTGCTCATGCTCCTGCCTCCCTTCCTTCAAGCCTCGCGATTCTCTTCTCGTGGTTGAAGATGCGGTTCTCAAGCTCATCCACACGGTCCATAATGTTCCTCAGAACCCGCTCGTTTGCCTTTGCCGTGGCGTAGGATGTAAGGAACGCGGTGACGACGGGAGTAACTATGGCACTAAACACGGCGAGCTCTTCGGGAGTCATCTCACCTCACCCGCTCAATGAACTTCTTGAACTCAATCTGGAAAGCCATCCAAAGGAGGAAAAGAATAAGGCCTTGGAAAATGGTCTCGCGGTCAAGCTTCATGTTCTCACCTCACAGCATTATAATACGACGTGGCATCGGAACAGGTAGTATATGCTTCTCGGGTGGGAGTTTTGGTTTGGGTAGTAGTATGTACCTCGGGTTAGGTACTGGAGGACATGGTACGAGTTTACCTCCGTGCTTTATGTCAATACACATGCCATTATCTACCGGGAGAAGACCCCTCGCAGGTAGGGAGCCTCCAATCACTGGAGTGAACTTGCGCTGATGGTCAGGGAACAGAATCCTGTTTAATCTATCAGCTTCTGGAAGAGGTAGTGGCTTTGCTCCTGGGGGAGCGCCTGAATTGTAAGCATCAAGAACTGGCGTTGCCTTGTCCGGGTTTTGCTTCTTCCACTCCTCTTTCTTCTTCTCGAGCTCCCTGCCGTACTTCACAATCTGGTCGAGGCTCATCCTGCTCGGGTCCTTTCCCTCGGCCTTGAGCGCCGACTTTATCCCCTCCAGCCAGGCGTTGAACTGTGCGTAGGTCATGAAACCGTACTTTCTCGCGAGACAGTCTTCCTTCGTGAGAACCTCCCCGCCAGCGTACTGGCACTTGACCATATTGTTCACTACCGTTTCGGTGTAGGTTCCACCGTGGAAGACTTTCGTTTTGCCTGGCTTGACTACGTGGCCGTACTTGTGTATGTTACCCGCCTTGTCAACTTTGCCACTTCCAGGCTCCCACTCGTGGCCACCGTAGTGGAGGTGCGCCATTGCGTCGTTATACTCCGGTGTGTTCTGCTTGCCGGTGAGAGTTCCAGTTATTATGGTCACTATGTCCTTCCCTGTTTCTTTGAACTTCTCCGGTGCATCGGATGGATTGAGGTCGAGGTTTCCGAGTGTGTTCTTCAGCTCGTTTAGTTTCTTCTCAATGTTCCCTCCAAAGTCTTTGAAGAGTCCGAAGAGCTTGTAGAGTGCGTAGATTATCGTGATGAAGGCAATGAAGTACAGCGCTATTTCGGCCAGCCTGCCATAGTCCTTTGAAACAACTACGTTCATCTCACCGCCTCCTGCCGATTATGTAGAGTCCCACAAGAACTCCAACTGGGATTACCCAGCTCGGGAGGGTCTTTTTCTGTTCAGGCTGGCTCTGCTGCTCAACCATCGCGTGAACGGTCGTGGGAACAGAAGAGGACCTCAGCACAGGCTTCGACTGTACCTTCTTAGCAACCGGTTTCATCACAACAGAAGGCTTAGGCTGTGACCTCGGGACGGTTTTCACTCCCGTGTTCTTCTCTACCTCGACCTTGACGACCTGGTTGTATTTAGCGAGGTGAGCGGTCCTGCTCTGCACCTTTCTCTTAACCTCCTCGTAGTGCCTTTGGTAAACGCTTCCAAAGCGAGCCAGGTCTCTTTTTGCAGAGCGAAGCGATTCGCCTGCTCTCGCAATCATTAGCTCATTGTACAGCATGCAAAGCGCCTTGTTCGTTATAGGGTCCTTGTTCCAGAAAAAGCTGGACGGATTGCATCCGCTCATGCTCATATCCCAGCCAATACTCCTGAAGTAGCGGTCAACTTTCATCATATCATTGTGGCTCCACTTCTTAGGGTCAGAAGGCACACCAAGCCGTTTCTTTATCTCTTCCTTCTTCTTCACAGCCTCCAAGTCACTCGGTCTGTAAATCCGAGTCACGACCAATTTAACCACCCCTGAGAACTGATTTTAGCCTCTGATTTCACCAGCTGATTCAAGGAAAGGAAAAGAGGTCAGACTCTGATGGCCTGAGGAACGACCTCGTGGCTTATGTAGCGAAGCTTACCGCTGTTGGTCGTCTTAAGCGCAATCTTGAAGGTTCCAGAGGCTTCCTCGCGGAGGTCAAGGCCTCCGAACACGACCTCCTTGTCGTAGTCGAACATAGTCATGCCAGTCGGAACGCTCGGAAGCTTGTACTGAACCTTGTCAAGCTCACGGCTGGTCTCGTAGTCAATCTTGTAAAGCTGTATGCGTGCCGGCCTGGTCCTAACGAGCGCGTACTTGTCAACTATATCAGCACGTGCGCCGGTGTCGTCATAGAACACGAGGAGTGCACGCTTGAGGACCGAGCCGACTGGAAGCTCGAAGACCTCAGTCAGCTCGC
This genomic interval carries:
- a CDS encoding integrase — its product is MADKYISLLDKYLWGKKANTPEDLRRIVEAIPPTRGGFPNRHAYMALRSYINFLVDTGKLRKSEAIDFKAVIPNVKTNARAESAKVITVEDIREMFNQLKGKNETILRARKLYLKLLAFTGLRGDEVRELMNQFDPRVIDETFKAFGLPEEYKEKIAVYDMERVKIKTRRSQTKRGYVAVFPAELVPELEWFRSTGYKLTADNSDKHKLFRDSKEVKDLALLRKFWQNFMNDNVMSTVPNPPADTWHLIEFLQGRAPKNVGGRNYRWNVKNAVRIYYYMVDKLKEELGILEL